Proteins from one Nicotiana tabacum cultivar K326 chromosome 23, ASM71507v2, whole genome shotgun sequence genomic window:
- the LOC142177315 gene encoding uncharacterized protein LOC142177315: protein MVKTIRSDNEGEFVNYNFTALLRELGIVHQRTCVYTPQRNGIAERKRRYILEVARAIRFHGHIPVRFWGHCVLAVIVLPRQDKFSAGAVRAVLMGHSNVTKGYLLYNLEKKEFFINKYVTFKEGVIPFKDIEGLVSPTSCQEGVSPTSCQEGVYPNHPSHFADVDSNIPISIEDALQPPVFQHDASPSSSHAGAKSNAAQDSITPPVHTNKDEIFEEPELYSSDTSTPLRRSGQVTKQPLWLTDYVVPLPAKKSHFMANYLSYDQLSSSHKAYLGVFLAISEPTSFYEACNDVRWIEGDLDDENQSDIVVILVYVDDILIAGNNQQMIYATKDSLHKAFRIKDLGELKFFLKMEFNRSSRGILVNQRKYALEIISELGIGDAKPAWTPLEVNVKLTVPEYDKLIGNEDDNALEDKGQYQRLIGKLLYLTLTRPDIAYTVQALSQFLQQPKKSHWDAAMRVARYIKREPGLGMLFSIEKLDKIYVFCDAD, encoded by the exons ATGGTAAAGACAATAAGGTCAGATAATGAGGGTGAGTTCGTGAATTATAACTTCACTGCTCTATTAAGAGAATTGGGCATAGTACATCAAAGAACATGTGTCTATACTCCTCAACGGAATGGAATAGCTGAGAGGAAGCGTAGATACATTCTTGAGGTGGCAAGGGCTATTAGATTTCATGGGCATATCCCTGTGAGATTTTGGGGACATTGTGTTTTGGCAGTTAT TGTCTTACCTAGACAGGATAAATTCAGTGCTGGAGCAGTTAGGGCAGTGCTAATGGGGCATTCTAATGTTACTAAAGGATACCTTTTGTACAACTTGGAGAAGAAGGAGTTCTTTATCAACAAGTATGTCACTTTCAAAGAAGGAGTGATTCCTTTCAAGGATATTGAAGGACTTGTTTCACCAACCTCCTGTCAGGAGGGTGTTTCACCAACCTCATGCCAGGAAGGTGTTTATCCTAACCACCCTTCTCATTTTGCAGATGTTGATTCTAACATTCCTATTTCTATAGAAGATGCATTGCAGCCCCCAGTTTTT CAACATGATGCTTCACCTAGTTCCTCTCATGCTGGTGCAAAATCTAATGCTGCTCAAGATAGCATTACACCTCCTGTACATACAAATAAGGATGAGATTTTTGAAGAACCTGAACTCTACTCATCAGATACTTCAACACCTTTGAGGAGATCTGGGCAAGTGACTAAACAACCATTGTGGTTGACAGACTATGTAGTACCTTTGCCAGCCAAGAAGTCTCATTTTATGGCTAATTATCTTTCATATGATCAGCTATCTTCCTCTCACAAAGCTTATTTAGGGGTCTTCTTAGCAATATCTGAACCTACATCCTTTTATGAAGCATGTAATGATGTTAGGTGGATAGAG GGAGACCTAGatgatgag AATCAAAGTGATATAGTGGTGATTCTTGTCTATGTCGATGATATACTAATTGCTGGAAATAATCAGCAGATGATATATGCAACAAAAGATTCTTTACACAAGGCCTTCAGGATTAAAGACTTAGGAGAGCTAAAGTTTTTTCTTAAAATGGAATTCAACAGGTCAAGTAGAGGTATTCTGGTGAATCAGAGAAAATATGCCTTGGAGATTATATCTGAGTTGGGGATAGGagatgctaaaccagcttggacaCCTCTTGAGGTGAATGTGAAGCTGACTGTACCAGAGTATGACAAGCTGATAGGGAATGAAGATGATAATGCACTTGAAGATAAGGGACAATATCAAAGATTAATAGGAAAGTTGTTGTATTTGACTCTAACAAGACCCGACATAGCATACACAGTTCAAGCACTTAGCCAATTCCTTCAACAACCCAAAAAATCTCATTGGGATGCAGCTATGAGAGTTGCTAGATACATAAAGAGGGAACCAGGACTGGGAATGTTGTTCAGCATTGAGAAGTTAGACAAAATCTATGTGTTTTGTGATGCAGACTAG